One part of the Paraglaciecola sp. L3A3 genome encodes these proteins:
- the pepQ gene encoding Xaa-Pro dipeptidase, with translation MSQISEYYSQHIGELQNRTKEALQRESIDGLIIHSGQSKRMFLDDNNYPFSVNPQFKAWLPIIDNPNCWLIVNGQDKPKLIFYRPKDFWHKVPDEPSDFWAEHFDIVLLTQANAVEKHLPFDKSKYAYIGEYIEVAKALGFELMNPDRVIHYLHYQRAYKTDYELTCMRQANRMAVDGHKAAKLAFEQGLSEFDINLAYLGAIRQGDNQVPYQNIIALNKHASILHYTQLNPHSPEQQLSFLIDAGATYNGYAADITRTYCPQENLFSELIAAMHKVTLSLAEQLKPGLAYGQVQLQAHQQIAGILEQFGLINLHAEQALEEGIVSTFFPHGIGHFLGLQVHDVAGHVSDDRGTPLPAPAEHPFLRTTRTIEAKQVFTIEPGLYFIDSLLAELKSSNQSKFINWNIVDKLRPFGGIRIEDNIIVHRDKNENMTRELGLN, from the coding sequence ATGTCACAAATCTCAGAATATTATTCGCAACATATCGGCGAGCTTCAGAATCGCACAAAAGAAGCCTTACAACGAGAAAGTATTGATGGACTCATCATACATTCAGGCCAAAGTAAGCGAATGTTTTTGGATGACAATAACTACCCTTTTTCGGTTAATCCACAATTTAAAGCTTGGCTCCCCATAATTGATAACCCTAACTGCTGGCTGATTGTTAACGGTCAAGATAAGCCTAAATTAATTTTTTATCGACCTAAAGATTTTTGGCACAAAGTACCCGATGAACCCAGTGATTTTTGGGCCGAACATTTCGATATAGTATTATTAACCCAAGCCAATGCTGTAGAAAAACATTTGCCTTTTGACAAGAGTAAGTACGCTTATATTGGTGAATATATTGAAGTGGCCAAAGCATTAGGTTTTGAGTTAATGAATCCAGATCGTGTTATTCATTATTTACACTATCAAAGAGCTTACAAAACCGATTACGAACTGACATGTATGCGTCAAGCCAATCGTATGGCGGTAGATGGACATAAAGCGGCAAAACTTGCTTTTGAGCAAGGGTTAAGTGAATTTGACATCAATTTGGCTTATTTAGGCGCCATTAGACAAGGGGACAATCAAGTACCCTACCAGAATATTATCGCCTTAAATAAACATGCTTCTATTTTGCACTACACTCAATTAAATCCCCACAGTCCCGAACAACAATTGTCTTTTTTAATTGATGCAGGCGCGACATATAATGGTTATGCCGCTGATATTACCCGTACTTATTGCCCGCAAGAGAACCTGTTCAGCGAGCTAATTGCAGCTATGCATAAAGTGACATTGTCATTAGCTGAGCAACTTAAACCTGGACTTGCCTATGGCCAAGTACAGTTACAAGCCCATCAACAAATAGCAGGTATTTTGGAGCAATTTGGTTTAATAAATTTACACGCGGAACAGGCATTAGAAGAAGGCATTGTCAGTACATTTTTTCCTCACGGAATTGGTCACTTTTTAGGACTACAAGTGCATGATGTGGCAGGACATGTTTCTGACGACCGAGGCACACCATTACCAGCCCCTGCAGAACATCCATTTTTACGCACCACTCGCACCATAGAAGCGAAACAAGTCTTTACTATAGAACCAGGCTTATATTTTATTGATAGTTTATTGGCCGAATTAAAGTCCAGTAACCAATCTAAATTTATTAACTGGAATATAGTAGACAAGCTGCGTCCTTTTGGCGGTATTCGTATCGAAGACAATATTATTGTGCACAGAGATAAAAATGAAAATATGACTCGGGAGCTAGGCTTAAATTAG
- a CDS encoding lytic transglycosylase domain-containing protein: protein MSELTIEQQRKVFSHAESLAHNPKSQIYKRSLAQLDGYPLRPYVEQKTLIKYPYMANQKAIESFLDKYKYSPLDWPLRKKWLAYLAKQKKYDLFENYYRDIGDTAINCQHAEILLKDEKSKQQAFNLAERYWVVGKSQPKACDTLFRAWKKAGKQTPELVWKRLSLAADGGDHTLIPYLKTLLPTKQQYLADIWLKVRRSPSQVSRISNFPNKIANLEQEIISYGLKRLVWQDRDLALRSWEKLSKTFKFSDEQKKSIFHRFAISLALINHDQAELWLEKASHYKADEELARWHLAHVLRQLNWQQALQVIQSIPEGVVEANIFQYWQARSYENLKAADLATENYAKLAEERHYYGFMASGKLSQMANLNDRPLTPSQQNIEQVTQFPAAQRALEFRNIGRQVSARREWNFLQSQLTPEQKATAAVIADQLGWHDQAIFGFSKSGYLDDLARRFPMPFDTHLEYNAKKNNIELAWAFAIARRESSFMPDAASGVGALGLMQIMPGTARYLTKKKVSKSFLFNPEKNVELGTQYMRYLLDKMNNNPILATASYNAGWRRVQKWLPEKDPIPMDLWIETIPYKETRNYVKAVLAYKQIYSQHLGNKNNSFKQLVKMEIGPKG from the coding sequence ATGAGTGAGTTAACAATTGAACAACAACGTAAAGTCTTTAGCCACGCAGAAAGTCTGGCGCATAACCCCAAAAGTCAAATTTACAAACGTTCACTGGCTCAATTAGATGGCTATCCATTACGCCCTTATGTAGAACAAAAAACCTTAATCAAATATCCTTATATGGCCAATCAAAAAGCCATAGAAAGTTTCTTAGATAAATACAAATATTCCCCCTTAGATTGGCCATTAAGAAAAAAATGGTTAGCTTATTTAGCTAAGCAAAAAAAATATGACCTATTCGAAAATTATTACCGTGACATAGGTGATACTGCGATTAACTGCCAACATGCAGAAATATTGCTAAAAGATGAAAAATCCAAACAACAAGCATTTAATTTAGCAGAACGATATTGGGTAGTGGGTAAATCTCAACCTAAAGCTTGCGACACATTATTCAGAGCGTGGAAAAAAGCCGGTAAACAAACCCCTGAACTAGTTTGGAAACGTTTATCTTTAGCAGCAGACGGTGGCGATCACACTTTAATTCCTTATCTCAAAACATTGTTACCGACGAAACAACAATATTTAGCAGATATCTGGCTAAAAGTGCGCCGCTCACCCAGCCAAGTCAGCCGTATTTCAAATTTCCCCAATAAAATAGCCAATCTAGAACAAGAAATTATTAGTTACGGATTAAAACGTTTAGTCTGGCAAGACCGTGATTTAGCACTGCGTAGTTGGGAAAAGTTATCTAAAACCTTTAAGTTTAGCGATGAGCAAAAAAAGTCTATTTTTCATCGATTCGCTATATCCTTAGCTTTAATAAATCATGATCAAGCCGAATTATGGCTCGAAAAAGCCAGTCACTATAAAGCAGATGAGGAGCTAGCACGTTGGCATTTAGCCCATGTATTAAGACAACTTAATTGGCAACAAGCCTTACAAGTTATTCAGTCGATTCCTGAAGGAGTCGTCGAAGCTAATATATTCCAATATTGGCAAGCTCGTTCATACGAAAACCTAAAGGCAGCTGATTTAGCCACAGAAAACTATGCTAAGTTAGCTGAAGAACGTCATTATTATGGATTTATGGCCAGTGGAAAATTATCACAAATGGCAAACCTTAATGATCGTCCACTCACTCCAAGCCAACAAAATATAGAACAAGTCACCCAGTTTCCAGCCGCACAACGAGCACTAGAGTTTAGAAATATCGGCCGTCAAGTCAGTGCTCGCCGTGAATGGAATTTTTTACAATCGCAATTAACTCCTGAACAAAAAGCAACAGCAGCCGTGATAGCTGACCAACTAGGTTGGCACGACCAAGCCATATTTGGTTTTTCAAAATCAGGTTATTTAGATGACTTGGCAAGACGCTTCCCCATGCCGTTTGATACTCATTTAGAATACAATGCTAAAAAAAATAACATAGAGTTAGCATGGGCCTTTGCTATTGCCAGAAGAGAAAGTTCCTTTATGCCCGACGCGGCATCAGGCGTAGGAGCATTGGGACTGATGCAAATTATGCCAGGTACAGCTCGTTATTTAACAAAAAAGAAAGTATCAAAATCATTTTTGTTTAATCCAGAAAAAAATGTCGAACTAGGGACCCAATATATGCGTTACTTATTAGACAAAATGAATAATAACCCTATTTTAGCGACAGCTTCTTATAATGCTGGTTGGCGCCGAGTACAAAAATGGCTACCTGAAAAAGACCCGATTCCGATGGATCTATGGATAGAAACTATTCCTTACAAAGAAACTAGAAATTATGTGAAAGCTGTATTGGCCTATAAACAAATTTATAGCCAACATTTAGGCAATAAAAATAATTCATTTAAACAATTAGTTAAAATGGAAATTGGCCCCAAAGGCTAA